A single region of the Streptomyces sp. AM 4-1-1 genome encodes:
- a CDS encoding LLM class flavin-dependent oxidoreductase, whose protein sequence is MTGTTATPLHLAVALDGAGWHPAAWREEGARSGELLTAGYWADLVAEAERGLLDFVTFEDGLGPQSAASHRPDDRTDQVRGSIDAVLLAAHLAPLTSRIGLVPATNVTHTEPFHLAIGIATLDHAGKGRAGWRPQVSARAADASHFGRRATPQLTDDDVRDPELTAERLRGLFAEGAEVVEAARLLWDSWEDDAEIRDTATGRFLDRDKVHHIDYRGTHFSVKGPSITPRSPQGQPLVISLAHASTPYEFAARGSDVVHITPHDRPGIAALLVQVDEAVERTGRDVTDRPLRTFAELLVLLDEKPGHAARRKARLDEAAGAELVSDAEIFTGTPGELADLLLDWRAAGLDGFRLRPGTLPYDLTAITRGLVPELQRRGAFRTAYDATTLRGHLGLPRPVSRYTKAG, encoded by the coding sequence GTGACCGGTACGACCGCGACCCCGCTGCACCTCGCCGTCGCCCTCGACGGCGCGGGCTGGCACCCGGCCGCCTGGAGGGAGGAGGGCGCCCGGTCCGGTGAACTGCTCACGGCCGGGTACTGGGCCGATCTGGTCGCCGAGGCCGAACGGGGCCTGCTCGACTTCGTCACCTTCGAGGACGGCCTCGGACCGCAGTCCGCGGCCTCCCACCGGCCGGACGACCGCACCGACCAGGTCAGGGGCAGCATCGACGCGGTGCTGCTCGCGGCCCACCTCGCCCCGCTCACCTCGCGCATAGGTCTGGTCCCGGCCACGAACGTCACCCACACCGAACCGTTCCACCTCGCCATCGGCATCGCCACGCTCGACCACGCAGGCAAGGGCCGGGCCGGCTGGCGCCCGCAGGTCTCCGCGCGCGCCGCCGACGCCTCCCACTTCGGCCGCCGCGCCACGCCTCAGCTCACCGACGACGACGTGCGCGACCCGGAGCTGACCGCCGAGCGGCTGCGCGGGCTCTTCGCGGAGGGCGCGGAGGTGGTGGAGGCGGCGCGGCTCCTGTGGGACAGCTGGGAGGACGACGCGGAGATACGGGACACGGCCACGGGCCGGTTCCTCGACCGCGACAAGGTGCACCACATCGACTACCGGGGTACGCACTTCAGCGTGAAGGGCCCCTCGATCACGCCGCGTTCGCCCCAGGGACAGCCTCTGGTGATCAGCCTCGCGCACGCCTCCACGCCCTACGAGTTCGCGGCCCGTGGCTCCGACGTCGTCCACATCACGCCGCACGACCGCCCGGGCATCGCGGCGCTCCTCGTACAGGTCGACGAGGCGGTGGAACGCACCGGCAGGGACGTGACGGACCGGCCGTTGCGGACGTTCGCGGAACTCCTCGTCCTCCTGGACGAGAAGCCGGGCCACGCCGCACGGCGCAAGGCACGCCTGGACGAGGCGGCCGGTGCCGAGCTCGTATCCGACGCCGAGATCTTCACCGGCACACCGGGCGAACTCGCCGACCTGCTGCTCGACTGGCGAGCCGCCGGTCTCGACGGCTTCCGGCTGCGGCCGGGCACACTGCCGTACGACCTCACGGCGATCACCCGTGGCCTGGTCCCGGAGCTGCAACGGCGCGGGGCGTTCCGGACGGCGTACGACGCCACCACGCTCCGCGGCCACCTGGGCCTGCCGCGTCCCGTCAGCCGCTATACGAAAGCGGGTTGA